In Candidatus Zixiibacteriota bacterium, the genomic window CGTCAATCTATCCCTGATACGGGCCAAATTTTCAGGGGCATATATATTATTCACGGGTCGACCGATGTCAACCCATTTTCGCTAATCGGTCCCTTTGATGGGGCCGATCGGCTGACCCAGGCTATCCAGCCCCATGGCCGCCAGGCTGTCCGCCTGAATCCGATGGAGACTGTCCTGGACCCGACGCATCCACTCCAGCCGAGCGGCGGTGGAGTCCTGGAACCGGGTTACTTCCGTCTCCGGAATCTCCTTAATCTTGATGACCTCATAGATCATGTTCTGGCCAAACCAGGGATGCCCTTCGGGGAAACCCAGCTTGCCCGGCACGAACACGCGACGGCTGCCGCCGAATCTCATGCCGACTATGCCGTCGCTGAGTCCCGGAAGCGGGTGTACACCGACTTTTGCCTTATAGGCCATCCCGGGGCGTCCCACCGAGGTCCCCACCCCGGACAGCTTGTCGAGTCCGCTCCCGCCAGCCATCCAGCAGTTGTAATCGAATTCGACAAACATCCCATCCGCGATCTCCCGGCCGTCGCCGACTGCCATTTCCTGAAAGCGCACGCCCGACGGCTTCAGCTGAATGGCGGCCGTGTCGCCGGCGCCGGCCATTTCCACCGGCTGTATCTGAGTCACACCCTGCCCCTGATCCTGGGTCGACGGTTCAGTCTTGTCGGAGCTGCACCCGAGCGCCAGCAGGCTAACCAGGGTGAAAGTCGCGGTCGCGAGACGTAACATCGTGGCTCCTTACTTTACCGCCTTGATAAAGTCGATCTCGAAAATCAGGTTGGTTTTCGCGGGGATCGGACCGCCGCCGGCCTCGCCGTAGCCGAGCGCCCATGGGATATAAAGCCGTCTCGTCCCGCCTTCCTTCATGCCGACCATCCCGTCCGACCAGCCCTGAATCAGGTTCTGGCCCAGGGTACAGGTGAACGAGCGGTTGGCGTCTTTGGAGCTCTGAAACCGCTGGACTTTCTGAAGCCCGGTGCTGTCCGAAAACCAGAGAGTGTAATGGCATTCCACCCGCGTGCCGAGAGCGGCTTCCGCTCCCGTGCCCACTACCAGATCCTGATAGCGTACACCCGACGTTTTTGATAGAATCTCCGGCTCCACCGGCTGCACTTTTTCCATAGCTGTCTCCGTTTTCGGTTGGGCCGTCGCCGTGTCTTTCTCGGCTTCGCCCGACTCTGATTTACATCCGACCGCGGTCACCAGCGCCAGCGAAAACGCCAGGGCAATAGTTTTGGTCATCTTATGTGCTCCTCTCATGTAAGAAACTGATTGTATGTTCTGAACTGTTTCTTGGTCACACCATAATAGTCTGTTCGCGTTTGGCGCCGGTCGAAACCACGCAAATCTCGGCGCCGAGATCGTCGGCCACGAATCTCAGGTAACTTCTCGCATTGGGCGGCAACTGCTCAAACGACGTCATACCGGTGGTGTCGGCTTTCCAGCCGGGCAATGTTTTATAAACTGGTTTTACGTGCGCAAGTTCGGCAAGATCCAGCGGCACCTGATCAATTGTCTCACCGTCGAGTTGATAATGCGTGCAGATTTTGATTTCGTCAAGCTCGTCGAGTACATCCAGCTTGGTGACTGCAATCGAAGTTACGCCGTTGATGCGGGCCGCATGTCGCAGCGCCACCAAATCGAGCCATCCGCAGCGACGGGGCCGTCCGGTAGTCGCGCCGTACTCATCGCCGAGTGTGCGTAATTGCTCGCCAATTGTGTCTACGAGTTCCGTTGGAAACGGCCCCGCTCCCACACGCGTGGTGTACGCCTTGACCACGCCGACTACCTCGTCGATCAGGCGCGGCCCGATCCCGAGTCCGGTCAGCACACCGCCGACAGTAGTGTTGGACGAAGTCGCGAACGGATATGTCCCCAGATCGACATCGAGCATCGACCCCTGCGCCCCCTCGAACAGAATCGTCTTGCCCTGGCGGTGCGCCTGCAGCAGGTGGAAAGACACATCGACCATCATCGGCTTCACCAGTTTGGCGAACTGAAGCAAACGCTCATAAGTACGGTCGAGATCAGCCCGCTCATCGTCGGAGCCTTCGAGATACCGGGCTTTGATGACGCGCTGATAATCAAGACGCCGGCGCAGCCGCTCCGGGGCGAACAAATCGACCACTCGGATGCCCTGGCGCGCCACCTTGTCGACATAGGCCGGCCCGATACCGCGCATGGTCGTCCCGATAGAACCGGTGCCGCGGGTGCGCTCGTCGACGGCATCAATCAGTTTATGGTACGGCAGCACGAGATTGGTTGCCGGGGAAATGAAGAGGCGGCTGCGGCAATCAATACCTTTGCCCTCGAGAAAATTGAGCTCTTCCTCAAACCCGAACGGATCGAGCACCACTCCGTTGCCGATATAGCATAGCTTACCGGGCTGGAGGATTCCCGACGGTATGAGGTGCAGGACGTACTTGCAATCGCCAACTACGATAGTATGGCCGGCGTTGGCGCCGCCCTGAAAGCGGGCGATAATGTCGGCCTCGGAGGCCAGCAGATCGACAATCTTCCCCTTGCCTTCGTCGCCCCACTGGCAACCCAACACTACTCTGTTCTTACCCATTCTGTTTAACCCTTGTATGCTGCCGATAATCCTCGACTAACCGGCGCACCGACCCCAGCAGTTCATCCTTGCCGGTGCCGGTGACGGCCGAAAACGCTATGGCTTCGGCGCCCAGTTCCTGCTCGATCTGCCGCACCTTGCGCGCCTGCTTGTCACGACTCAGTTTGTCCGATTTGGTTACCGCTATCATAACCGGCAACTGCCGTTCGCTCAGCCGCTCGACAAGCTGCATGTCCTGCTCGTTGGGATCGCGACGGGCATCTAACAGCAGGACCATGCCGATCAGGTCGTCGGCCGACGTTAGATACTCTTCAATGAGCGCGCCCCACTGCTCGCGAAGCGTCCGGCTGACCTTGGCGTAGCCGTAGCCGGGGAGGTCCACCAGGTAGAATCTGTTATCGACCTTGAAGAAGTTCAGTGACCGCGTCCGCCCCGGGGTAGACGACACCTTGGCCAGTTTTCTCTGGCCGAGAATCTGGTTCAAGAGCGATGATTTCCCCACGTTGGAACGTCCAGCCACCGCCACCTGGGGGAGGCCATCACGGGGGAGCTGATCAAGCGCAAAATAAGAACCAACAAACGTTGCTTCCGGTTTCTTAAAAACGATTGGTGAACTCTCCAAAATCGCCGGTACGCGCCAAGGGACGGCTTTGGCCCCGCGCATCCGGCTTAATTAACACGAGCCGACGGCCTTCGGCTGACCGTCGCCCGCGGCCGCACAGCCGGTACTTCGAGCAGCGCCTCTTTCAAAACTTCTTCGATCGACCGCACGTAGTGCAAGTCCAATCCGGTTAACAGTTCTTTCGGCAGTTCGACTATGTCTTTTCGATTGCGAGCCGGCAGCAGCACTTTGACAATCCCGTGCCGCTTGGCCGCCAGCAGCTTCTCGTTCAGCCCGCCAATCGGCAGCACGTCGCCGCTCAAGGTTATCTCACCGGTCATGGCGAGATCGGTTCGTGACGGTGTCCCCGTCAGCGCGGACAGGATCGCCACCGCGAGCGCAATACCGGCAGAGGGTCCGTCCTTGGGCACGGCGCCCTCCGGAATATGAATGTGCAGCTCGAGCTTGTCAAAAAACCCGGCGTCCAGTCCGAATTGGGTGGCGCGATTACGAATGTATGAAAGAGCGGCCGTTGCCGATTCCTGCATCACCTCGCCGAGCGAGCCGGTCAGCGTGAGCTTGGCCTTGCCGCGCATCGGCACTACTTCGACCGGCATAACCTCGCCGCCGGATTCGGTCCAGGCGAGAGCGATTGAGTAGCCGACAGTCGGCTGAGTTTTGAGATTGGTGTCGATATACTTGCGCTGGCCTAGCGTCTTATGCACGCGCGCGACGTTGATATGCAGCGCATACCGCTTCTTGCCGCCGGCGATACCCAGCGCCACTTTGCGCAGCAGCGCGCCCAGTTGCCGTTCCAGCTCCCGCACGCCCGCTTCGCGGGTATAGTAGCGGATGATCTCGTAGAGCGCCTCATCGTCGGTTTTGATCCTCATCTTCTCAAGCCCGGTCTCTTTAATGAGCTTGGGCAACAGGTAATCACGAGCGATGGCGGCCTTTTCGAAATCGAGATACCCGGGAAGGCGGATAATCTCCATTCGATCGCGCAGCGGCTCCGGTATGCCTGCAGTTGAATTGGCAGTGGTGACAAACAATACGTCGGACAGATCGTACTCAACCTCGAGGTAGTTGTCCCAGAAGGTGTTGTTCTGCTCCGGATCGAGGACTTCAAGCAGCGCCGCCGCCGGATCACCGCGGAAATCCTTGCCGATCTTGTCTACTTCGTCCAGCAGAAACACCGGGTTGGTCGAGGCAGCTTTCTTGAGCGACTGGATGATTCGTCCGGGCAGCGCGCCGATATAGGTTCTGCGGTGACCGCGTATCTCGGCCTCGTCGTGTATGCCGCCCAGGGACATCCGCACGAACTTCCGCGACATGGCGCGGGCGATCGAACGCCCCACCGACGTTTTTCCCACTCCCGGCGGTCCTACCAGGCAGAGAATGGGACCCTTCACTTTCGATGCCAGGCGAATCACCGCGAGATGTTCAAGGATACGCTGCTTCGGCTTCTCCAATCCGTAGTGGTCGCCGTCGAGAATAGACTTCACTTCATTGAAATCGGTCCGGTCCGGCGTGCGGGTTTTCCAGGGCAGGGCCAAAAGCCACTCGACATAGGAGCGCACTACGCCCGCCTCCGCCGAGTACGGGTGCATCTTGGCCAGCTTGCGGATTTCTTCTTCGGCCTTGGCTACTACCGCTTCGGGGTACTCCGAGGAATCGAGCCGGCTATAGAGATCGTCGACATCAGCCCCCGCGTCTTCACCCTGGCCCAATTCGTCCTTGATCGCCTTGAGTTGCTGCTGCAGGTAGACTTCCCGCTGGCTGCGCGACATCGATTCACGAATGTTGCCGTCGATCCTGTGCTCGATCTTGAGAATCTCCAGCTCCTCGCGCAATACCTCCGACAGGAACACAAATTGATCTTTGACCGATACCGTCTCGAGCAGCTTCTGCTTGATTTCGATCTTGTGCAGCAAATGGGCGGCGATGGTGTCGGCCTGAAGATCATAGGAATCGATCGACGCTACCGCCACGAGCACCTCATCGGGTATGCGCCGGTTGAGCCGCACATACTCGGTAAACTGCTCGGACACCGCGCGCGAGAGCGCCTCGGTTTCGCGATCGTACTTCTCCTTATCGCGGCGGAGCACATCCACCTGACCGGTGATTATCTCGCCCTCAGTGGTAAGTGATCGCACCCGGGCGCGGATCATTCCCTCCACCAACACCTTAAGGGTACCGTTGGGCATTTTCATGACCTGCAGAATTCGCGCCACCACTCCGATTCCGAACAGGTCCTCCTGGGTGGGGGTGTCGGTCGCGGCGGAACGCTGCGCCACCAACAGTACCTGCTTGTCCTGCACCATCGCCTCCTGAAGCGCTTTGACCGTAAAGCTTCGGCCAACCAGGAGCGGGTATATCATATGCGGAAAGACGACCACGTCCCTAAGCGGAATCACAGCCAGTCGGGGGCGGATATCGATCGTTTCGACGTTGTAAGTTACTTTCACGCTGTATCTCCGGCGCGTTATCTGGCGCCCAAACCCTAAAGTATAACCCTCCCGACCCCGGCCACAAAGAACTTTTTCCGTGGGTGAGTTTACGGCGATTTGCCTCACAATTGATGTCACCGAAAGGAGATACGATCATGAGTCTAGTTGGTCGAAACGAGCCCGCTTCGGGCCGTTTCGACATCGCCCGATAGCCCTCAAGGCCGTCCTTTCCCTCATTGCGATGCTTCTCCGAGAGCCCACCCGCAAGCGAGTGGCCCACCGGCCTTGCGATGATGTGCCTCTCGACAACGCCGTCCTCAAATCACCAACTGAAATTGCGTCTGCACGAACAGATCGGTCCGATCATCGAGATACCGCTGCCAGTCGACTGTCACCTGCAGCTTCAGGCGGTGATCCACAAGGTATCGGTTCACGCCGAGCGACAGTTCGCTGTGGTCCTGGATAGCGAATGGGGTTTCGTTGACCAGCCCCTGCGTCTCGCCGATGTCGCGAATAAGATCGTTACGAAGATGAACCACGGCAAAACGGGATGACACCTCCCAGCGCGAATCGATCCGATAAGTCAGCCTGGCCAGCAGCCCAATCATCGCCGTCTTGACCTCGGCCCTCTCTCCGACTCGCGAACCACCCGCATAGCCGACCAGTCCCAGTGACCACCCCTCATACTTGGCGAGCAGTTCCGGCGCGATACGCCAGCTGAAGTCGGTGTAGCGCCCGGCCTCGAGATCCCACGCGCCGTTGATGCCGACACTGTATCGCAGCGGGCCGCGCTCCGAGTCGGTATCGGAGCTGACATCGATACCACCATGATTGTACGCCAGGCGAACAAACAGCTCAGGATTGAATTCGGTCTTGACCGTCTCGCCAGTCAGATCAGATGGATTGGATAGATCGATATCATACACCTTGGCGATCCCGATCCCGTGCGAGGCTCTCGCGTCCTTGCCCGAGAAGACACCGAAGGCGTATTCGTATTCTGGCGGGCTGTCGAATCCGTTGTGGAGCGAAAATCCGAGTTGCCGCTCCGCCCCAAAGTACGGACTGACAATCGGCCAGTCGACAAAAGTCAGGCGCAGCCGTGACTGGTTGCGATATCGCGTGAACGGCGTTTTGAACTGGCCGAAACGGAACTGCACATGGCGGCTTGCCTTCCAGTCGAAATACATATCGAGCAGCTCAAGCGCGCCCGGCAGAGTGTTTATCTGGAGCAGGAAGCCGAGATTGTGTTTCGGGAAATTCCCTCTGAGCACCGGCCGCACGGTGCGAAAGTAACCGAGTAGTTTTTCGGTGCGCGCGGCAGTCCCCCCTTGATCCCTGCTCTCGAAATCGAGCCGCATTTGAGCTGAAAAGCCGATCCGCACACTGTTGCTGTCGCTGTCATAGACACGAAACGGCCCGAAGGCTGCTGGTTGCGTTCCGGTCTGGGCGTTGAGCGTGCCCGCCATCAGGCAGAGCGAACCGAGGAGTAGAGTTATTCGGGAGAAGCGCATTGGTCACCAACAGAGAAGAGGAGTCCAACTTGTCGTGGTTCAAAGTAGTTTTGTCGACAGCGAAGAACAAGGGAGAGTTGGCTATGGTGATAATCAAACCATTATGGGTCGTATCAGTCCGCCGACTCGAGTGCCAATAACGATAGGCTGTTCAGAATTGTCGTTGACTAATTAGCCCTCATTTTTTATTTTTATGGCGCTTAGCCGTGCGCCTACGCCGTGCGGTCCGCTTCACTCCTCATCTAAGATCTGTCCCCCCGGCGCGGGTATCTTTCGAACAAAGGAGTTGCGTATGCGGATAGCAATCTTGATGGCCGCTGCTGCGGTCATGGTTGGGTCGTGCCCTGCCCTGGCGGTGATGGGACAGGTTGTTTCAGACCACCCGGATGATATCTACTGGGATAACAGCATTGCCACCTCCGGAGGTGGAGTTGATGGCCCGGTTTGGGCACTTGCCGTTTACTACGGAAAACTTATTACGGCCGGCAACTTCACCACGGCTGGTGGGATGACGGTCAATCATATCGCCGCCTGGGATGGTACCTCATGGTCGGCGTTGGGATCAGGCATGAACGACGCTGTTAATGCGCTGACCGTATACAACAATGAACTAATAGCTTGCGGAGACTTCACTACCGCCGATGGCAATAGTGTCAATCACATAGCCGCCTGGAATGGAAACTCATGGTCACCTCTCGGTGCGGGTCTGTCCGGTGCTGCCCCAGCGCTAACGGTGTACAACGGGAATTTAATAGCGGGCAATAACATGTGGCTATACGGAACAGATATTGCTTCTTGGGATGGCACAGGATGGTCCATCGTGTACCACGAGCCCGGGTACTTAGGCTGGTGGTCTACGGTATGCGGACTTACAGTCTACCAAGGACATTTGGTGGCGAGTTTTGTCATCTTCCAGGGCAGCTACTTCGCGGGTAGAGCTGGAATATGGGATGGCAGCACCTGGTCGATACTTCCGGGAGGTGGCGGCCCAGTGATAGAATACGACAACAAGTTGATTCTCTCCACGTACTTCAATGACTTTATGGGCTATTCCGCTATGGGACTTTTCGCTTGGGATGGGAGCGATTCGACATCCATACTTGACGAAGCTTTCAGTCAAGGAATCGGCTGTCTCGAGGTCTACGAAAATCATTTGATAGCCGGAGGGAGCCTTGCTGATACCAGCCTGTATGACATCGCCGCTTGGGATGGCAGTACATGGACTTCTTTGGGTTCCGGCGTGGGTTCCGGTGTGTTCGCTTCGCCCATGGCTATGACAGTTTACGACGGCAAGCTTGTCGTTGGAGGCAACTTCACTACCGCAGGAGGCAAGACCTCTCCGTATATAGCCCTCTGGACCAAGCAGATGGCTCGTCGTGCCTGGCACGTGGCGATCGACGGCAGCGATGAGACGGGCGACGGCTCGGAACAGTATCCCTTTGCCACCATTCAGCACGGCATAGACGCCGCGGCGGCCGGGGATACGGTATTGGTGGCAGCAGGTACTTACAGCGGAGACGGGAATCAGGAAATCAGCTTCAGAGGGAAAGACATCGTCCTGGCGTCCAAGGAAGGCGCTGAGACGACGGTAGTGAGATGTGAGCTCGATACCAATGAGTGCGTGCCTTACCTTTGGATGAGGTACTGCCCAGCGGTCCGTGCCTTCGTGTTCTCAAATGGAGAGACAAATAGTGCCGTGCTCGACGGATTCACGATCACGGGAGCTGTACACGACAGACCTCCGGGATGGCCCATCACCTACTCCGGCGGGGGGGCCATCATCTGCTCGGGCGGGAGCCCCACGATCAGGAACTGCATAATCACGGGGAATGAGGGAACAAACGGAGGTGCGATTTTTTGCGACGCCTCCTCTCCACGAATTGAACACAATCAGATAGTGGGGAATATCGTGGCTAGTCATTGCTTTGGGGGGGTGATGGGTGGCGGCATCAGTTGTCGGAATTCGAATGCTATTATCACGGATAATACTATCTTCGGCAACCATGCGCCCTCGGGTGGAGCCATTGGTGTCTCGGGCGGCAGCCCGACAATCATCCGAAACTTGATGATTAACAACTCCGCCACCTGGGGCGCCGCTATAAGATGTTTCCGTGGCTCACCGTTCACAGAGGCAAACACACTAGCTAACAATTACGCCGAGCCGCTCTACGATTGCCCGCTCGGCAGTTCTGTTCTCTCGGGAACTGGTACTTGGCACACTAATTCTACGGGGCACGAATCCGTAGTCTACGTTGGGGAAGCGGATATGGTGTTGGAGAGATGTCTGATCGCTTCGAATATCGGGGTCGCCATGTATTGTGACAGCATGGCAAGTGCTACCATTCGGAGATGCGATATAGCAGGTAACACTGAAGGTGACTGGACGGGATGTATTGCTGATCAGATAGCAATCAACGGTAATATGTCAGCCGACCCCATGTTCTGCGACACCGCCACCGGCGACTACCACCTCTCCGCCTACTCCCCCTGTGCGCCGGCGAACAACTACTGGGATGGCACCATAATTGGCGCGCTTGAACCCGCCTGCGATAACATGGTCTGCGGCGACGCCGACATGGACGGCCAGGTGACCGCGGCCGATGTGCACTTACTCCTGGAGTACTATTTCTTTCAGGCGTCGCCTGATCTGTATGTTCCCGTCGGTGCGGTAGACATGGACTGCAATGATCGCATCAGCCTGAATGACCTGGTCATGCTGGCGGGATACGTAAACGGCTTCGGCCCGACACCCTGCTGTGTGCCACCGCCGAAGCGACCCGACCTACCGAGACGTGACAGGGACGACGGATTTGGAGAGTGACGTGCTGATCTGCTGGGTGAAGATGTGCCTGTAGGGTACGAGGCCGAATGATCTTGCCACGAACGGCGTACCGCAAAACCACTCTGCCATTCGAGCCTG contains:
- a CDS encoding adenylosuccinate synthase, yielding MGKNRVVLGCQWGDEGKGKIVDLLASEADIIARFQGGANAGHTIVVGDCKYVLHLIPSGILQPGKLCYIGNGVVLDPFGFEEELNFLEGKGIDCRSRLFISPATNLVLPYHKLIDAVDERTRGTGSIGTTMRGIGPAYVDKVARQGIRVVDLFAPERLRRRLDYQRVIKARYLEGSDDERADLDRTYERLLQFAKLVKPMMVDVSFHLLQAHRQGKTILFEGAQGSMLDVDLGTYPFATSSNTTVGGVLTGLGIGPRLIDEVVGVVKAYTTRVGAGPFPTELVDTIGEQLRTLGDEYGATTGRPRRCGWLDLVALRHAARINGVTSIAVTKLDVLDELDEIKICTHYQLDGETIDQVPLDLAELAHVKPVYKTLPGWKADTTGMTSFEQLPPNARSYLRFVADDLGAEICVVSTGAKREQTIMV
- a CDS encoding FKBP-type peptidyl-prolyl cis-trans isomerase encodes the protein MLRLATATFTLVSLLALGCSSDKTEPSTQDQGQGVTQIQPVEMAGAGDTAAIQLKPSGVRFQEMAVGDGREIADGMFVEFDYNCWMAGGSGLDKLSGVGTSVGRPGMAYKAKVGVHPLPGLSDGIVGMRFGGSRRVFVPGKLGFPEGHPWFGQNMIYEVIKIKEIPETEVTRFQDSTAARLEWMRRVQDSLHRIQADSLAAMGLDSLGQPIGPIKGTD
- the lon gene encoding endopeptidase La, which encodes MKVTYNVETIDIRPRLAVIPLRDVVVFPHMIYPLLVGRSFTVKALQEAMVQDKQVLLVAQRSAATDTPTQEDLFGIGVVARILQVMKMPNGTLKVLVEGMIRARVRSLTTEGEIITGQVDVLRRDKEKYDRETEALSRAVSEQFTEYVRLNRRIPDEVLVAVASIDSYDLQADTIAAHLLHKIEIKQKLLETVSVKDQFVFLSEVLREELEILKIEHRIDGNIRESMSRSQREVYLQQQLKAIKDELGQGEDAGADVDDLYSRLDSSEYPEAVVAKAEEEIRKLAKMHPYSAEAGVVRSYVEWLLALPWKTRTPDRTDFNEVKSILDGDHYGLEKPKQRILEHLAVIRLASKVKGPILCLVGPPGVGKTSVGRSIARAMSRKFVRMSLGGIHDEAEIRGHRRTYIGALPGRIIQSLKKAASTNPVFLLDEVDKIGKDFRGDPAAALLEVLDPEQNNTFWDNYLEVEYDLSDVLFVTTANSTAGIPEPLRDRMEIIRLPGYLDFEKAAIARDYLLPKLIKETGLEKMRIKTDDEALYEIIRYYTREAGVRELERQLGALLRKVALGIAGGKKRYALHINVARVHKTLGQRKYIDTNLKTQPTVGYSIALAWTESGGEVMPVEVVPMRGKAKLTLTGSLGEVMQESATAALSYIRNRATQFGLDAGFFDKLELHIHIPEGAVPKDGPSAGIALAVAILSALTGTPSRTDLAMTGEITLSGDVLPIGGLNEKLLAAKRHGIVKVLLPARNRKDIVELPKELLTGLDLHYVRSIEEVLKEALLEVPAVRPRATVSRRPSARVN
- a CDS encoding DUF1565 domain-containing protein, which encodes MRIAILMAAAAVMVGSCPALAVMGQVVSDHPDDIYWDNSIATSGGGVDGPVWALAVYYGKLITAGNFTTAGGMTVNHIAAWDGTSWSALGSGMNDAVNALTVYNNELIACGDFTTADGNSVNHIAAWNGNSWSPLGAGLSGAAPALTVYNGNLIAGNNMWLYGTDIASWDGTGWSIVYHEPGYLGWWSTVCGLTVYQGHLVASFVIFQGSYFAGRAGIWDGSTWSILPGGGGPVIEYDNKLILSTYFNDFMGYSAMGLFAWDGSDSTSILDEAFSQGIGCLEVYENHLIAGGSLADTSLYDIAAWDGSTWTSLGSGVGSGVFASPMAMTVYDGKLVVGGNFTTAGGKTSPYIALWTKQMARRAWHVAIDGSDETGDGSEQYPFATIQHGIDAAAAGDTVLVAAGTYSGDGNQEISFRGKDIVLASKEGAETTVVRCELDTNECVPYLWMRYCPAVRAFVFSNGETNSAVLDGFTITGAVHDRPPGWPITYSGGGAIICSGGSPTIRNCIITGNEGTNGGAIFCDASSPRIEHNQIVGNIVASHCFGGVMGGGISCRNSNAIITDNTIFGNHAPSGGAIGVSGGSPTIIRNLMINNSATWGAAIRCFRGSPFTEANTLANNYAEPLYDCPLGSSVLSGTGTWHTNSTGHESVVYVGEADMVLERCLIASNIGVAMYCDSMASATIRRCDIAGNTEGDWTGCIADQIAINGNMSADPMFCDTATGDYHLSAYSPCAPANNYWDGTIIGALEPACDNMVCGDADMDGQVTAADVHLLLEYYFFQASPDLYVPVGAVDMDCNDRISLNDLVMLAGYVNGFGPTPCCVPPPKRPDLPRRDRDDGFGE
- a CDS encoding porin, whose product is MRFSRITLLLGSLCLMAGTLNAQTGTQPAAFGPFRVYDSDSNSVRIGFSAQMRLDFESRDQGGTAARTEKLLGYFRTVRPVLRGNFPKHNLGFLLQINTLPGALELLDMYFDWKASRHVQFRFGQFKTPFTRYRNQSRLRLTFVDWPIVSPYFGAERQLGFSLHNGFDSPPEYEYAFGVFSGKDARASHGIGIAKVYDIDLSNPSDLTGETVKTEFNPELFVRLAYNHGGIDVSSDTDSERGPLRYSVGINGAWDLEAGRYTDFSWRIAPELLAKYEGWSLGLVGYAGGSRVGERAEVKTAMIGLLARLTYRIDSRWEVSSRFAVVHLRNDLIRDIGETQGLVNETPFAIQDHSELSLGVNRYLVDHRLKLQVTVDWQRYLDDRTDLFVQTQFQLVI
- a CDS encoding FKBP-type peptidyl-prolyl cis-trans isomerase, with translation MTKTIALAFSLALVTAVGCKSESGEAEKDTATAQPKTETAMEKVQPVEPEILSKTSGVRYQDLVVGTGAEAALGTRVECHYTLWFSDSTGLQKVQRFQSSKDANRSFTCTLGQNLIQGWSDGMVGMKEGGTRRLYIPWALGYGEAGGGPIPAKTNLIFEIDFIKAVK
- the yihA gene encoding ribosome biogenesis GTP-binding protein YihA/YsxC, with amino-acid sequence MRGAKAVPWRVPAILESSPIVFKKPEATFVGSYFALDQLPRDGLPQVAVAGRSNVGKSSLLNQILGQRKLAKVSSTPGRTRSLNFFKVDNRFYLVDLPGYGYAKVSRTLREQWGALIEEYLTSADDLIGMVLLLDARRDPNEQDMQLVERLSERQLPVMIAVTKSDKLSRDKQARKVRQIEQELGAEAIAFSAVTGTGKDELLGSVRRLVEDYRQHTRVKQNG